From a region of the Basfia succiniciproducens genome:
- the nlpI gene encoding lipoprotein NlpI: MIQLKKLFNFVVFLPGLFFAFALSGCVNGADDVFVSKNKIILGEQYPNVHFDQEVMIVRISQMLIIGQLSKNERADLYFERGVLYDSLGLWGLARYDFTQALALQPRSPAIYNYLGLYLLLDEDYDSALEAFNAVLELDPNYDYTYLNRGLDFYYMERYNLAQQDLLKFYEAKKDDPYRALWLYINELKFKPNEATQNLARRAKDLSTEYWGTYIVQYYLNEISVKDLLDKAKVFVDPQSSQYAEILTETYFYLAKQKLNAGHAEEAETLFKLAMANQVYNFVEYRFALFELAKLKTNSEQTEQAVVQRVKTTQAPNSKELDAE, translated from the coding sequence ATGATACAACTGAAAAAGTTGTTTAACTTCGTAGTATTCTTACCCGGTTTATTTTTTGCATTTGCATTATCCGGCTGTGTTAATGGCGCGGATGATGTTTTTGTGTCTAAAAATAAAATTATCCTCGGTGAACAATACCCAAATGTGCATTTTGATCAGGAAGTGATGATTGTGCGCATTAGTCAAATGCTGATTATCGGACAATTAAGTAAAAATGAGCGAGCGGATCTTTATTTTGAACGGGGAGTACTATATGATAGCCTCGGTTTATGGGGGCTTGCCCGTTATGATTTTACTCAAGCCTTAGCATTGCAGCCGAGATCGCCTGCAATTTATAATTATTTAGGTCTATATTTGTTGTTGGATGAAGATTACGACAGTGCATTAGAAGCGTTTAATGCGGTGTTGGAATTAGATCCGAATTATGATTATACCTATTTAAACCGTGGTTTAGATTTCTATTATATGGAACGTTACAACCTTGCTCAGCAGGATTTATTAAAATTCTACGAAGCAAAAAAAGACGATCCTTATCGCGCGTTATGGTTATATATTAACGAATTGAAATTCAAACCAAATGAGGCAACACAAAATTTGGCTCGGAGAGCGAAAGATCTTTCCACCGAATACTGGGGAACCTATATTGTTCAGTATTACCTGAACGAGATTTCTGTTAAAGACCTTTTAGACAAAGCGAAAGTTTTTGTTGATCCGCAGTCTTCGCAATATGCGGAAATTTTAACAGAAACTTACTTTTATCTAGCAAAACAAAAACTCAATGCAGGCCATGCGGAAGAAGCGGAAACGTTGTTTAAATTAGCCATGGCGAATCAGGTGTATAACTTTGTTGAGTATCGTTTTGCTTTGTTTGAGCTCGCTAAATTAAAGACAAATAGCGAACAAACGGAACAAGCTGTTGTACAAAGAGTGAAAACAACTCAGGCGCCGAATTCGAAGGAATTAGATGCCGAGTAA
- a CDS encoding 7-cyano-7-deazaguanine/7-aminomethyl-7-deazaguanine transporter, whose protein sequence is MKTSLSIFNDQQKRRALILISLFHILIIAASNYLVQVPFEIHLPFTALGAKENFSFHSTWGTITFPFVFLATDLTVRIFGAKEARWIVFAVMFPALIISYVISTLFSDGQYQNMSALMTFNSFVFRIALASFCAYAFGQLLDVFVFNRLRRLKTWWIAPSSSMTFGSLADTFLFFAVAFYQSSDPFMAEHWVELGFVDYLFKLFVGIVLFVPAYGVALNFILRNVLGITPQHS, encoded by the coding sequence ATGAAAACATCTCTTAGTATCTTTAATGATCAACAAAAACGACGCGCGTTAATTTTAATCAGTTTATTTCATATTTTAATTATTGCCGCAAGTAACTATTTAGTGCAGGTTCCGTTTGAAATTCATTTGCCTTTCACCGCATTAGGTGCAAAAGAAAATTTTAGTTTTCACAGTACTTGGGGGACGATTACTTTTCCTTTTGTGTTTTTGGCGACGGATTTGACAGTTCGGATTTTCGGCGCGAAAGAGGCGCGTTGGATTGTATTTGCCGTTATGTTTCCGGCGTTAATCATCAGTTATGTGATTTCAACCTTATTTTCCGACGGACAATATCAAAATATGTCGGCGCTGATGACCTTTAATAGCTTTGTATTCCGTATTGCGTTGGCGAGCTTCTGTGCTTATGCCTTTGGGCAATTACTTGATGTTTTTGTATTCAATCGTTTACGACGGTTAAAAACCTGGTGGATTGCGCCTTCGAGTTCTATGACTTTCGGCTCGTTAGCGGATACTTTCTTATTTTTTGCAGTGGCTTTTTATCAGTCTTCCGATCCGTTTATGGCGGAACATTGGGTCGAACTCGGGTTTGTGGATTATCTATTTAAATTATTTGTCGGCATTGTGCTGTTTGTACCTGCTTACGGCGTCGCCCTGAATTTTATCTTACGTAATGTGTTGGGGATAACACCGCAACACAGTTAA
- the dauA gene encoding C4-dicarboxylic acid transporter DauA, with protein MLKKWFITKNVFLAVRPFSALKDSFREGYTTQKLVKDIIAGLTVGVIAIPLSMALAIASGVPPQHGLYTAIVAGIIIALAGGSRFNISGPTAAFVVILYPVTQQFGLSGLLMATLLSGIILVIMALFRLGRLIEYIPLPVTLGFTCGIGITIGTLQIKDFFGLTIDKMPEHYIGKVQAIITALPTINWADAMVGIVTLLVLINWHKLRLPVPGHLPAVIIGTLLSLVLIHFGYHVASIGSAFEYTLPDGSTGHGIPSVLPQFALPWNIPNAQGEVIEWNFAIIQNILPAAFSMAVLGAIESLLCAVVLDNMTDTKHHSNNELLAQGLGNIAAPFLGGITATAAIARSAANVKAGGQSPIASIVHALLVLFALLFFAGALSYLPLSSMAALLLMVAWNMANVPQIIHLARRSGRNEIAVLTTCLVLTVIFDMVIAISVGVLLASLLFIRTIAEMTKSFEIAHPEDLDDVLVYRISGPLFFAAADNLFADLHEKTVHTDHEIRHIVLQCSAVTVLDAGGIHALTRFVQHMLPHQELYMCNMQFQPLRMIVKSNMLTEIQKINFSTDLKETYNKIRLVEAEDKKSEE; from the coding sequence ATGTTAAAAAAATGGTTTATCACTAAAAACGTCTTTCTTGCGGTCAGACCTTTTAGTGCTTTAAAAGATAGCTTCCGTGAAGGCTATACAACACAAAAATTAGTTAAAGATATTATTGCGGGTTTAACCGTCGGCGTAATTGCCATTCCGCTTTCAATGGCATTGGCAATTGCAAGTGGCGTACCGCCGCAGCACGGCCTTTATACCGCTATCGTAGCTGGGATTATTATTGCGCTGGCGGGCGGTTCCCGTTTTAATATTTCGGGTCCGACTGCGGCTTTTGTGGTAATTCTCTATCCGGTTACCCAGCAGTTCGGTCTTAGCGGCTTATTAATGGCAACCTTATTATCAGGTATTATTTTGGTCATTATGGCGTTATTCCGTTTGGGGCGGTTAATTGAATACATTCCGTTGCCGGTGACTCTTGGCTTTACCTGCGGTATCGGTATCACTATCGGCACACTGCAAATTAAAGATTTTTTCGGCTTAACCATAGATAAAATGCCGGAGCATTATATCGGCAAAGTTCAGGCTATTATTACCGCCTTACCGACAATTAACTGGGCGGATGCTATGGTCGGTATCGTAACTTTATTAGTGCTGATTAACTGGCATAAATTACGTTTGCCGGTTCCCGGTCATTTACCGGCGGTAATTATCGGTACCTTATTATCCTTAGTATTAATTCACTTCGGTTATCATGTTGCCAGTATCGGTTCCGCTTTTGAATATACCTTACCGGACGGCTCCACCGGTCATGGTATCCCGAGCGTATTACCGCAATTTGCCTTACCTTGGAACATACCTAACGCCCAAGGCGAAGTGATTGAATGGAACTTCGCTATCATCCAAAATATATTGCCGGCGGCATTCTCCATGGCGGTTTTAGGGGCGATTGAGTCTTTATTATGCGCGGTCGTATTGGATAATATGACGGACACCAAACACCATTCCAATAACGAATTATTAGCACAAGGCTTAGGTAATATTGCCGCACCGTTTTTAGGCGGTATCACCGCAACTGCGGCTATCGCCCGCTCTGCGGCTAACGTAAAAGCCGGCGGACAATCGCCGATTGCAAGTATCGTGCACGCCTTATTAGTACTGTTCGCTTTACTGTTTTTTGCCGGCGCACTGTCCTATCTCCCCCTATCCTCAATGGCGGCATTGTTGTTGATGGTGGCATGGAATATGGCAAACGTACCGCAAATTATCCATTTAGCCCGTCGTTCCGGTAGAAATGAAATTGCCGTTTTAACGACCTGTTTAGTATTAACCGTTATTTTCGATATGGTTATCGCCATTAGCGTGGGCGTGCTATTAGCCAGCTTGTTATTTATCCGTACTATTGCGGAAATGACTAAATCCTTTGAAATCGCACATCCTGAAGATTTGGACGACGTATTGGTTTATCGTATCAGCGGTCCGTTATTCTTCGCCGCCGCGGATAATTTATTCGCCGATTTACATGAAAAAACCGTGCATACGGATCATGAAATCAGACATATTGTACTGCAATGCAGTGCGGTAACGGTTTTGGATGCCGGGGGAATTCATGCCTTAACGAGATTTGTTCAGCATATGCTTCCGCACCAGGAGCTATATATGTGTAATATGCAATTCCAGCCGCTACGTATGATTGTAAAATCAAATATGCTGACAGAAATTCAGAAAATTAATTTCAGCACCGACTTAAAAGAAACCTATAATAAAATTCGTTTGGTTGAAGCGGAAGATAAAAAATCTGAAGAGTAA
- the tatC gene encoding twin-arginine translocase subunit TatC, which translates to MSSVEESQPLITHLVELRNRLLRSIMFVLIVFCGLVYFSNDIYHLIATPLLEQMPQGSTMIATNVAAPFFTPIKLTGIAAVFLSVPYILYQVWAFVAPALYQHEKRLIYPLLFSSTVLFYTGVAFAYYVVFPIVFGFLTKTAPDGVAIATDISSYLDFVLTLFLAFGICFEVPVAIILLCWTGVTTPEDLKEKRPYIIVAAFIIGMLLTPPDIFSQTLLAVPMCLLFEIGLLFARFYRPKEDETDNGSSELTKHKE; encoded by the coding sequence ATGAGCAGCGTTGAAGAGTCTCAACCCTTAATTACCCATTTAGTTGAATTACGTAATCGTTTATTACGTTCAATTATGTTCGTATTAATTGTATTTTGCGGTTTAGTTTATTTTTCAAACGATATTTATCATTTAATCGCTACGCCTTTATTAGAACAAATGCCGCAAGGCTCCACAATGATTGCAACCAATGTTGCCGCGCCCTTTTTTACCCCAATCAAATTAACCGGTATTGCCGCCGTATTTTTGTCGGTGCCTTATATTTTGTATCAGGTTTGGGCGTTTGTGGCGCCGGCTTTGTATCAACATGAAAAACGGTTGATTTATCCGTTATTGTTTTCCAGCACCGTGCTGTTTTATACGGGCGTTGCCTTTGCTTATTATGTTGTATTTCCAATCGTATTTGGTTTTTTAACAAAAACCGCACCGGACGGCGTTGCCATCGCAACGGATATCAGCAGCTATCTTGATTTTGTTCTGACGTTATTTTTAGCTTTCGGTATTTGTTTTGAAGTGCCGGTCGCCATTATTCTATTATGCTGGACAGGGGTGACAACGCCTGAAGATTTGAAAGAAAAACGCCCTTATATTATTGTGGCGGCTTTTATTATCGGTATGTTATTAACGCCGCCGGATATTTTTTCTCAAACATTGCTTGCCGTACCTATGTGTTTATTGTTTGAAATCGGGCTTTTATTTGCAAGATTCTATCGCCCGAAAGAGGATGAAACTGATAACGGCAGTTCGGAATTAACCAAACATAAAGAATAA
- the pnp gene encoding polyribonucleotide nucleotidyltransferase has protein sequence MNPIVKQFKYGQHTVTLETGAIARQATAAVMASMDDTTVFVSVVAKKDVKEGQDFFPLTVDYQERTYAAGKIPGGFFKREGRPSEGETLIARLIDRPIRPLFPEGFLNEIQIIATVVSVNPQISPDLVAMIGASAALSLSGVPFNGPIGAARVGFINDQFVLNPTMAEQKQSRLDLVVAGTDKAVLMVESEADILTEEQMLSAVVFGHQQQQVVVEAIKEFVAEAGKPRWDWVAPEPDSALISKVKAIAENRLGDAYRITEKQVRYEQIDAIKADVIAQITAEDEEVSEGKIVDIFTALESQIVRGRIIAGEPRIDGRTVDTVRALDICTGVLPRTHGSAIFTRGETQSLAVVTLGTERDAQILDELTGERQDTFLFHYNFPPYSVGETGRVGSPKRREIGHGRLAKRGVAAVMPSISEFPYVVRVVSEITESNGSSSMASVCGASLALMDAGVPVKSAVAGIAMGLVKEDDKFVVLSDILGDEDHLGDMDFKVAGTRTGVTALQMDIKIEGITPEIMQIALNQAKSARMHILGVMEQAISAPRAEISEFAPRIYTMKIDPKKIKDVIGKGGATIRALTEETGTSIDIDDDGTVKIAAVDGNAVKTVMARIEDIIAEVEAGSVYTGKVTRLADFGAFVAIVGNKEGLVHISQIAEERVEKVSDYLQVGQEVQVKVVEIDRQGRIRLTMRDLGSKEESQEQSVEQ, from the coding sequence GTGAATCCAATTGTAAAACAATTTAAATACGGTCAACACACCGTAACATTGGAAACCGGAGCTATTGCCCGTCAGGCAACGGCAGCCGTAATGGCAAGTATGGACGATACTACGGTATTTGTTTCCGTGGTGGCAAAAAAAGATGTAAAAGAAGGTCAGGATTTCTTCCCGTTAACCGTAGATTATCAAGAACGTACTTATGCGGCAGGTAAAATCCCGGGTGGTTTCTTTAAACGTGAAGGTCGTCCTTCCGAAGGCGAAACGTTAATCGCGCGTTTAATCGACCGTCCGATTCGTCCGTTGTTCCCTGAAGGTTTCTTAAACGAAATTCAAATCATTGCGACAGTAGTGTCTGTCAATCCGCAGATCAGTCCTGATTTAGTGGCGATGATCGGCGCTTCAGCGGCACTTTCATTATCCGGCGTGCCTTTCAACGGTCCTATCGGTGCGGCACGTGTCGGTTTCATTAACGATCAATTCGTGTTAAACCCAACCATGGCGGAACAAAAACAAAGCCGTTTGGATTTAGTGGTTGCGGGTACGGACAAAGCTGTGTTAATGGTGGAATCCGAAGCGGATATTTTAACTGAAGAGCAAATGTTGTCTGCGGTGGTGTTCGGTCATCAACAGCAACAGGTTGTGGTTGAAGCCATTAAAGAATTTGTGGCGGAAGCGGGTAAACCGCGCTGGGACTGGGTTGCTCCGGAACCGGATTCAGCATTAATCAGCAAAGTGAAAGCAATCGCCGAAAACCGTTTGGGTGACGCATACCGTATCACTGAAAAACAAGTGCGTTACGAACAAATCGACGCCATTAAAGCGGATGTGATTGCACAAATCACAGCGGAAGATGAAGAAGTTAGCGAAGGCAAAATCGTTGATATTTTCACCGCACTTGAAAGCCAAATCGTGCGCGGACGTATCATTGCCGGCGAACCGCGTATCGACGGTCGTACCGTTGACACGGTGCGCGCCTTAGACATTTGCACCGGCGTGTTGCCGCGCACCCACGGTTCGGCAATTTTTACCCGTGGTGAAACCCAATCATTAGCGGTGGTTACCTTAGGTACGGAACGCGATGCGCAAATTCTTGATGAATTAACGGGCGAACGCCAGGATACTTTCTTATTCCACTACAATTTCCCTCCGTATTCTGTAGGTGAAACGGGTCGTGTCGGTTCGCCGAAACGTCGTGAGATCGGTCACGGTCGTTTAGCTAAACGTGGTGTGGCTGCTGTAATGCCAAGCATCAGCGAATTCCCGTATGTGGTTCGCGTAGTGTCTGAAATCACCGAATCAAACGGTTCTTCATCAATGGCGTCTGTTTGCGGCGCATCATTGGCGTTGATGGATGCCGGTGTGCCGGTTAAATCCGCCGTAGCGGGTATCGCCATGGGCTTGGTGAAAGAAGACGATAAATTTGTGGTGCTTTCCGACATTTTAGGTGACGAAGACCATTTAGGCGATATGGACTTCAAAGTAGCGGGTACCCGTACCGGTGTGACTGCACTTCAAATGGATATTAAAATCGAAGGTATTACGCCGGAAATTATGCAAATTGCTTTGAACCAGGCGAAAAGTGCGCGTATGCACATTTTAGGTGTAATGGAACAAGCGATTTCGGCGCCACGTGCGGAAATTTCCGAATTCGCACCGCGTATTTACACCATGAAAATCGATCCGAAGAAAATCAAAGACGTGATTGGTAAAGGTGGTGCGACAATTCGTGCGTTAACCGAAGAAACCGGTACCTCTATCGATATTGATGATGACGGTACGGTGAAAATCGCCGCTGTTGACGGCAATGCGGTGAAAACCGTGATGGCGCGGATTGAAGACATTATCGCCGAAGTGGAAGCGGGCTCGGTTTACACCGGTAAAGTGACCCGTCTTGCGGATTTCGGCGCTTTCGTGGCTATCGTTGGCAACAAAGAAGGATTAGTTCATATTTCTCAAATTGCGGAAGAACGCGTTGAGAAAGTAAGTGATTATCTTCAAGTCGGTCAAGAAGTTCAGGTTAAAGTGGTGGAAATCGATCGTCAGGGTCGTATCCGTTTAACTATGAGAGACCTTGGTTCAAAAGAAGAATCTCAAGAACAATCTGTTGAACAATAG
- the tatA gene encoding Sec-independent protein translocase subunit TatA: protein MGGISIWQLLIIVAIIVLLFGTKKLRTLGTDLGESVKGFKKAMNEDDPKDAEFKSLNKDESATAGSEKVKDKEQA, encoded by the coding sequence ATGGGCGGCATTAGCATTTGGCAATTACTTATTATTGTTGCAATTATTGTTTTACTTTTCGGTACTAAAAAATTACGTACTTTAGGTACGGATTTGGGCGAATCGGTAAAAGGCTTCAAAAAAGCAATGAATGAAGATGATCCGAAAGATGCCGAATTCAAATCTTTAAATAAAGATGAATCCGCAACTGCCGGCTCTGAAAAAGTAAAAGACAAAGAGCAGGCTTAA
- a CDS encoding MFS transporter, with translation MNLREHIDNNPMSAYQWTVVIIAAIMNLLDGFDVLALAFTATAIRGDLGLSGAELGYLFSAGLLGMAAGSLFLAPLADKIGRRPLLLISVTLSALGMLGSAYSASYGALGFWRLITGLGVGGILVGTNVLTSEYSSRKWRSLAISIYASGFGIGAVLGGMFAVVLQEEYSWHAVFLAGFILTAVCLIVLLIWLPESIDFLMTQQPRNAQIRLNKITKKMGLKGQWTLPEKVLASASKLPLTQLFNKNYRKSTALIWIAFFAIMFCYYFVSSWTPALLKEAGMTTEQSVSVGMMVSLGGTCGSLLYGLLASRWKAKQMLVQFTVLSAFSVIIFILSSSILWLAMLFGILVGGFMNGCISGLYTLNPSIYAANIRSTGVGWSIGVGRIGAILAPLAAGVLLDYGWDKQSLYIGVGFVLLIAAIALSLLRIKTTLVKC, from the coding sequence ATGAATTTGAGAGAACATATTGATAATAATCCAATGTCTGCATACCAATGGACTGTTGTAATCATTGCGGCGATTATGAATTTACTTGATGGTTTCGATGTTTTAGCGCTGGCTTTTACTGCAACGGCAATTCGCGGAGATTTAGGTTTAAGCGGTGCCGAATTGGGCTACTTATTCAGTGCCGGTTTATTGGGGATGGCTGCAGGTTCCTTATTTTTAGCGCCTTTAGCGGATAAAATAGGACGTCGCCCGTTATTATTGATTTCAGTCACTTTATCGGCGCTGGGAATGTTAGGTTCCGCTTATAGTGCGAGCTACGGCGCATTAGGTTTTTGGCGTCTGATTACCGGCTTAGGAGTCGGCGGGATTTTGGTGGGAACAAACGTTCTGACCAGCGAATATTCCTCGCGTAAATGGCGTAGTCTGGCAATTAGTATTTATGCTTCGGGATTCGGTATCGGCGCCGTACTTGGCGGTATGTTTGCGGTGGTTTTACAGGAAGAATACAGTTGGCATGCGGTGTTTTTGGCGGGCTTTATTCTAACCGCCGTCTGTTTAATTGTGTTACTTATCTGGCTGCCCGAATCCATTGATTTCTTAATGACCCAACAGCCGCGCAATGCGCAGATCCGTTTAAATAAGATTACCAAAAAGATGGGATTGAAAGGGCAATGGACATTACCGGAAAAAGTTCTTGCTTCAGCAAGTAAATTGCCGCTTACGCAGTTGTTTAACAAAAATTATCGAAAATCCACCGCACTTATCTGGATCGCGTTTTTCGCTATCATGTTCTGTTATTACTTCGTCAGTTCATGGACACCGGCTTTACTAAAAGAGGCGGGCATGACGACGGAACAAAGCGTGAGTGTCGGCATGATGGTCTCGCTGGGCGGCACTTGCGGTTCCCTGCTTTACGGTTTACTGGCGAGCCGTTGGAAAGCAAAACAAATGTTAGTGCAATTTACCGTATTATCGGCTTTTTCAGTGATTATCTTTATTCTGTCTTCATCAATCCTGTGGTTGGCAATGCTGTTCGGTATTCTTGTAGGCGGCTTTATGAACGGCTGTATTAGCGGGCTTTATACGTTAAATCCAAGTATTTATGCCGCTAATATCCGCAGCACAGGAGTGGGTTGGTCTATTGGTGTAGGGCGTATCGGGGCGATTCTTGCTCCCCTTGCCGCCGGTGTTTTATTGGATTACGGCTGGGACAAACAAAGCCTGTATATAGGTGTCGGTTTCGTGCTGTTAATCGCCGCAATTGCTTTATCCCTATTGCGGATCAAAACAACATTAGTTAAATGTTAA
- the tatB gene encoding Sec-independent protein translocase protein TatB codes for MFDIGFSELLLIFIVGLVVLGPQRLPVAIRTVMGWVRTIRGLAANVQNELAQELKLQELQESIKKAENLNLKNLSPDLAKTVEELKASAEKMKADLDKAAAETNTTIDEQIQILREENAQTQSNDVATSDTVEKSIADEFSIKNDENPTALSSVVSSVDSIQNGQSDLELDAQAEVDRQLAAMMDKYAPPDDVAENPISTEKTS; via the coding sequence GTGTTTGACATCGGTTTTTCTGAATTACTTCTTATTTTTATTGTGGGCTTAGTGGTACTAGGCCCTCAACGTCTTCCTGTTGCGATTAGAACTGTAATGGGCTGGGTTCGTACTATTCGCGGATTAGCCGCGAATGTACAAAACGAGCTGGCTCAGGAGCTAAAATTACAGGAATTACAGGAAAGTATTAAAAAGGCGGAAAACCTCAATTTAAAAAATCTTTCGCCGGATCTCGCAAAAACGGTGGAAGAGTTAAAGGCTTCCGCTGAAAAAATGAAAGCGGATTTAGATAAAGCGGCGGCTGAAACCAACACGACGATTGATGAGCAAATTCAAATTCTGCGTGAAGAAAATGCGCAGACTCAGTCTAATGACGTAGCAACATCGGATACCGTTGAAAAAAGCATTGCTGACGAATTCTCAATAAAAAATGATGAAAATCCTACCGCACTTTCTTCTGTCGTTTCTTCCGTGGACAGTATTCAAAACGGACAATCCGATTTGGAACTTGATGCGCAGGCGGAAGTGGATCGCCAGCTAGCGGCAATGATGGATAAATATGCGCCGCCGGATGATGTTGCCGAGAACCCAATTTCTACAGAAAAAACTAGTTAA
- a CDS encoding DEAD/DEAH box helicase: protein MTETKITFGDLGLPEFILSAVSDMGFETPSPIQQACIPHLLNGRDVLGMAQTGSGKTAAFSLPLLAQIDIEEKHPQMLVMAPTRELAIQVAEACELFTKNAKGVHIATLYGGQRYDIQLRALRQGAQVVVGTPGRILDHIRRGTLNLSELKFIVLDEADEMLRMGFIDDVETVMAELPAQHQTALFSATMPEPIRRITKRFMTDPQEVKIQSTQRTNPDIAQSCWYVRGYRKNEALLRFLEVEDFDGAIIFTRTKTGTLDVTELLEKHGFRAAALNGDMTQQLREQTLDRLRNGSLDILVATDVAARGLDVERISLVVNYDIPLDAESYVHRIGRTGRAGRSGSAILFVEPRERRLLSNIERLMKKPIEEVDVPNHEALQARRREKFKAKITKQLEHHDLEQYRLLLEGLFTPDQDQEDIAAAMLMLLQGKQKLILPPEPPMEKRGRRERDDRRGERGDRRERRPEERRGYGNPQPMDLYRIEVGRADGVDVRHIVGAIANEGDINSRNIGHIKLYDEYSTVELPQGMPKELLQVFGKARVLNKQMRMTFVSEAGETVGRERHEGRRNDRRDNGFRREERRFNDRGNRAFNERAPRREFRERNDRRDRRDRRS from the coding sequence ATGACTGAAACTAAAATCACTTTTGGGGATTTAGGCCTGCCTGAATTCATTCTTTCTGCTGTTTCCGACATGGGGTTTGAAACGCCTTCACCAATTCAACAAGCATGTATTCCGCATTTATTAAACGGTCGTGACGTGTTAGGTATGGCGCAAACCGGTAGCGGTAAAACGGCGGCATTCTCACTTCCATTGTTAGCGCAAATTGATATAGAAGAAAAACATCCGCAAATGCTGGTGATGGCGCCAACCCGTGAGCTTGCAATTCAGGTAGCGGAAGCTTGTGAACTATTTACTAAAAATGCAAAAGGTGTTCACATTGCGACACTTTATGGCGGTCAACGCTATGACATCCAATTACGCGCATTACGCCAGGGCGCACAGGTTGTAGTCGGAACACCGGGCCGTATTTTAGATCATATCCGCCGCGGCACCTTAAATCTTTCCGAGTTAAAGTTCATCGTATTGGATGAAGCGGACGAAATGCTGCGTATGGGCTTTATTGATGATGTGGAAACCGTGATGGCGGAATTGCCGGCACAACATCAAACCGCGCTTTTCTCGGCAACCATGCCGGAACCGATTCGCCGTATAACCAAACGTTTTATGACGGATCCGCAAGAGGTAAAAATTCAATCTACTCAACGCACTAATCCGGATATTGCGCAAAGTTGTTGGTATGTGCGCGGTTATCGTAAAAATGAAGCCTTGTTGCGTTTTCTTGAAGTGGAAGATTTTGATGGAGCCATTATCTTTACCCGCACTAAGACCGGTACTTTAGACGTTACCGAACTATTGGAAAAACACGGTTTCCGTGCCGCCGCATTAAACGGCGATATGACTCAGCAACTGCGCGAACAGACTTTAGATCGCCTACGTAACGGTAGCCTGGATATTTTAGTGGCGACAGACGTTGCCGCTCGCGGTTTGGACGTTGAACGTATTAGTTTGGTGGTAAATTATGATATTCCGTTAGATGCGGAATCTTACGTTCACCGCATCGGTCGTACCGGTCGCGCGGGTCGTTCCGGTAGCGCAATTTTGTTTGTAGAGCCGCGCGAACGCCGTTTGTTAAGTAATATCGAACGTTTAATGAAAAAACCGATTGAAGAAGTGGACGTACCGAATCACGAAGCGTTACAGGCTCGCCGTCGTGAAAAATTCAAAGCGAAAATTACCAAACAATTGGAACATCATGATTTAGAACAATATCGTTTATTATTAGAAGGTCTGTTTACTCCGGATCAGGATCAGGAAGACATTGCGGCCGCAATGTTGATGTTATTACAAGGCAAACAGAAATTAATTCTTCCGCCTGAGCCGCCGATGGAAAAACGCGGTCGCCGCGAACGTGATGATCGTCGCGGAGAGCGAGGTGATCGTCGTGAACGTCGTCCGGAAGAGCGCCGCGGTTACGGCAATCCTCAACCGATGGATTTATACCGTATTGAAGTCGGTCGTGCGGACGGTGTTGATGTTCGTCATATTGTCGGTGCGATTGCCAACGAAGGCGATATTAACAGCCGTAATATCGGTCATATTAAACTTTATGATGAATATTCAACGGTAGAATTACCACAAGGTATGCCGAAAGAATTATTACAGGTTTTCGGTAAGGCTCGTGTGTTAAATAAACAAATGCGTATGACATTTGTAAGTGAAGCCGGTGAAACCGTAGGTCGTGAACGTCATGAAGGTCGCCGTAATGATCGTCGTGATAACGGTTTTAGACGTGAAGAACGTCGCTTTAATGACAGAGGAAACCGCGCTTTTAATGAGCGGGCGCCTCGCAGAGAGTTCAGAGAACGTAATGATCGCAGAGACCGTAGGGATCGTCGCAGTTAA